Genomic DNA from Littorina saxatilis isolate snail1 unplaced genomic scaffold, US_GU_Lsax_2.0 scaffold_2728, whole genome shotgun sequence:
ttgttttgtttttttgtgccttATTAGGGGATGGGGGTGTCTGAAATCACGGCGTCTTCAAGGAGGGTTTCATTTCACACTGTCTAATTGCCATATTCTGCATGGACCAAGTTCTGTCCTTCTGAGTTCGTGATTTTGCTGAGTTAAAAGTACTTAGCCTACTCTGAACAATTATTCAACTCTGTTTCAGGTCTGCAAGCATGACGTCCACGCGGCCGTGACCTTGACACCCTAAGACCTTGACCTCGACCTTGACCAGGTCACCATGGCAACGAACTACAACGCGTCCTACCATGCAAGTCCCAACCTGACTCTGTGCGTGCACGACGGTACCGACACCAACCACAACTGCTCTGACGTCCTCAAGACGTCAACGCCGCTCCCCGACGATGACGACATCTGGACCCCTGACGTCATCCAGCGCGTGGCGTCCTTGGCCTTcatcatgaccttgaccttagtGGGGAACACCGTGATCATCGTGGTGCTGACGTGTAGTCGGTACCGGAAGCGGAACAGCAGagtcaacatcttcatcatcaacTTAGCTATCGGGGATctagcggtgtgtgtgtgcactatgACGACTGAGATTCTGTTCGTGGCTTTTGGTCAGTGGGTTTTGGGTCCGGCCGCCTGCAAGATTCTCACCTACCTGCAGATTGTGACGCTGGCCAGCACTACCTTTATACTCACCTCCATGAGTTTTGACAGGTCAGGAGAGTGAAActcttttgtttgtgtgtgaggggagggggttgtatgtgtgtgggtgtgtgtgtgtgtgtgcgtgcgtgcgtacgtacgtgtgtgtgtgtgtgtgtgtgtgtgtgtgtgtgtgtgtgtgtgtgtgtgtgtgtgtgtgtgtgtgtgtatgtgtgtgtataagcgTGTATGCGAGTATGCTTTCgtgccatttt
This window encodes:
- the LOC138954507 gene encoding kiSS-1 receptor-like — encoded protein: MATNYNASYHASPNLTLCVHDGTDTNHNCSDVLKTSTPLPDDDDIWTPDVIQRVASLAFIMTLTLVGNTVIIVVLTCSRYRKRNSRVNIFIINLAIGDLAVCVCTMTTEILFVAFGQWVLGPAACKILTYLQIVTLASTTFILTSMSFDRSGE